Genomic window (Ruminococcus flavefaciens AE3010):
TTAGCTCCAAAATGTTTTCTTACATCGTCAGAAGATATCCAGCCTTCCTGTTCGCCAGATTTTCTGCCCTCGTCAAGCTTGCACATTAATTTGAGTGCCGCCTTAGTGCGTTCGTATTCTTCCTGTTCAGCTATATCAACAATAGCATAGCAGCCTCTGCCGTTTTTGGTGAGGTAAACAGGAGAACCAACCGCAACGTCCTGCAACACAGAGGAATAGTTTCTGAGATCTGAAATCGGAACTATATTCGGCATAAAATCATCTCCCTTCAATTTTCTACTTATATTATACACTACAAAGAATATGATGTCAAGTTTTACGATAAATATTACGACAAATATATCCATAGGAACTTGCCTCAACATGGGAAAGGCAACATTCTAATTATTATCATTCAATTGTGATAATAGATCGATTAGCCTGTGAATGTGGTAATTCTTACGTGATGTTATCATAAATTCAGTAGTCGACAGAATAAAATTTTCCGCCTTTAGACTTTGAATAGAACAGCGTATGTCATTAATAACTGGAGAAGTATCGTTGCTTGTGTTTTGGGGCAATATCTTTGAGAGCGCTAATAACTTCTCAAAATCATTTGTCAACGCATCTTTTAACCTTGAATATCTAATGTCATCGCCCACACCAGTTGGTTTGAATTCCGCTATTTCATGCCCGTTTGCAATAAGTTTTTCTAACAGTATACCCATCTTCACTTCTAAAGAGTCTTCGCTTTCATTGCTGCGATTGGCATTATTGGGCGATACAGGCTCTTTTCGTCTTTTATCTGGTATAGCTGCTTCTTCTCTAAGAATTTTAACGAACTCGTTAGTTATATCATCAAAGAGTGTTGAAAAGGAAGTAGAAGGAAGATACTTCTCAAAATCCGTTACCAGTCTTTCTTTATCATAATTCTCAACATAGTCCTCAAGAAAATGCTTAAACTTGTTTTTATCAATGTTATTACCATTTATTATCCCCTCGGCAATTGGATGTAATGATCTTCGATCTACGTTTCTATAGAATGCTTGAAAAGCTGACTCACCATACTCATGGGCTTTGTCTTGAATGCCATCTATATACAATACTAATTTTTCGTCTTTTGTAATACTGCAAAGAAGATCTCTACAAAAATATGGCTTAGTCAGGCTCTTATTTGTACCACGATCAATCATTTTACGATATCCAGTGCCAA
Coding sequences:
- a CDS encoding type II toxin-antitoxin system prevent-host-death family antitoxin translates to MPNIVPISDLRNYSSVLQDVAVGSPVYLTKNGRGCYAIVDIAEQEEYERTKAALKLMCKLDEGRKSGEQEGWISSDDVRKHFGAKRT